The Listeria welshimeri serovar 6b str. SLCC5334 genome has a window encoding:
- a CDS encoding two-component system regulatory protein YycI, with product MDWRKTQLIFILTLLILNIFLTVIFFTKQLSDDPDTLGNETLEERLKADNITHPELSSKPTSGAIFTTERAAFTPKDVSDLTGQSLTLKDNNKQIFSVLQSPVKAGKKGNNPEFQKFLETEVYRGESYEFWDYDKEAQTLTFNQLINNNMVLFDEAGQITFYLDEDDRVVSYEQTWMSKQDDLKEKTNLMSATDALEAVYQHGELKQDSDVVSATFGYYTTVQLPSGNVYFPVWCFEVKHSGKINYVLVNAKDEQVINQSENKTTTEQGAELSSRQKTK from the coding sequence TTTTCTTTACGAAACAACTATCAGATGATCCTGATACACTTGGGAATGAAACACTAGAAGAACGTTTAAAAGCTGATAATATAACTCATCCAGAATTATCTTCTAAACCAACTAGTGGAGCTATTTTCACGACAGAAAGAGCAGCATTCACTCCAAAAGATGTAAGTGATTTAACTGGACAATCCCTTACGTTAAAAGATAACAACAAACAAATTTTTTCCGTATTGCAAAGTCCGGTTAAAGCTGGGAAAAAAGGTAATAATCCAGAATTCCAGAAATTCTTGGAAACAGAAGTTTATCGAGGAGAGTCTTATGAATTTTGGGATTACGATAAAGAAGCGCAAACATTAACATTTAACCAGCTAATTAATAATAATATGGTTTTATTTGATGAAGCAGGTCAAATCACATTTTATTTGGATGAAGATGATAGAGTGGTGTCTTATGAACAAACTTGGATGTCCAAACAAGATGATTTAAAAGAAAAAACGAACTTAATGTCAGCAACGGACGCTTTAGAAGCAGTGTATCAACATGGCGAATTAAAACAAGATAGTGATGTGGTTTCCGCAACATTTGGCTACTATACAACCGTGCAACTACCATCAGGAAATGTTTATTTTCCCGTATGGTGCTTTGAAGTGAAGCATTCTGGAAAAATAAACTATGTTTTAGTTAACGCCAAAGATGAGCAAGTAATTAATCAATCAGAGAACAAAACAACAACAGAGCAAGGCGCAGAATTATCTAGCCGTCAAAAAACAAAGTAG
- a CDS encoding MBL fold metallo-hydrolase codes for MFANKILTEKDTDQIRFSILASGSSGNATLIETGDQKILVDCGLSGKKMEGLFAQVGRNMNDLDAILITHEHSDHIKGLGVLARKYKLPIYANAKTWKAMDNMIGEVSSDQKFQFDMETVKSFGSMQVESFGVSHDAIEPMFYIFHNGNKKFVMITDTGYVSDRMKGHIAGADAYLFESNHDVEMLRMGRYPWNVKRRILGDEGHVSNEDAAIAMSEVITDQTKRIYLGHLSKDNNMKELARMSVTQTLISEGIDVGGKLEIFDTDPDNATSIFTI; via the coding sequence ATGTTCGCAAATAAAATTCTAACTGAAAAAGATACGGATCAAATCCGATTTAGTATATTAGCTAGTGGGAGTTCGGGAAACGCTACACTTATCGAAACCGGGGATCAAAAAATCCTTGTAGACTGCGGTTTAAGTGGCAAAAAGATGGAAGGTCTGTTTGCACAAGTTGGTCGTAATATGAATGATTTAGACGCGATTTTAATTACGCACGAGCATTCGGATCATATTAAAGGTTTAGGAGTTCTTGCTCGAAAATACAAACTCCCTATATATGCGAATGCAAAAACGTGGAAAGCAATGGACAATATGATTGGTGAAGTTTCTTCTGATCAGAAGTTTCAATTCGATATGGAAACAGTGAAATCTTTTGGAAGTATGCAAGTAGAGTCCTTTGGTGTTTCTCATGACGCGATTGAGCCAATGTTTTACATATTCCATAACGGGAATAAAAAATTTGTAATGATTACTGATACTGGTTATGTGAGTGATCGTATGAAAGGGCATATTGCTGGTGCGGATGCCTATCTTTTTGAAAGTAATCATGATGTAGAAATGCTTCGAATGGGACGCTATCCTTGGAACGTAAAACGCAGAATTTTAGGCGACGAGGGACATGTGAGCAATGAAGATGCCGCAATAGCTATGAGCGAAGTAATTACGGATCAAACGAAACGAATTTATTTAGGTCATCTTAGTAAAGACAATAATATGAAAGAATTAGCGAGAATGAGCGTAACACAAACACTTATTTCAGAAGGAATTGATGTTGGCGGTAAACTAGAAATTTTTGATACAGACCCTGACAACGCAACATCCATCTTTACGATTTAA
- the htrA gene encoding serine protease HtrA gives MDEKEKDLNENSENESTPKREVEETLHTPESSQPVQESPIVEGVTPEGEKFAGATEEAAEASSTNAFFEEASNKEPEATRPAPGPRRTGVTGGGAIPPNRVNNGGSGNGNGEPPKRGKHFIGYFLTALIGVIIGGLIIFFVAWDSGDNADTTTNTNNKASKVEKVSVNTTSDVTKAVNKVQDAVVSVLNYQSSSSLDGSTGSEQEASSGSGVIYKKANGKAYIVTNNHVVADANKLEVTFSSGKKSEAKLLGTDEWNDLAVLEIDDKNVSTVATFGDSDALKLGEPAIAIGSPLGTEFSGSVTQGIISGLNRAVPVDTNGDGTEDWEADVIQTDAAINPGNSGGALINIEGQVIGINSMKISMENVEGISFAIPSNTVEPIIEQLETKGEVERPSLGVSLRDVDTIPETQQKNILKLPDSVDYGAMVQQVVSGSAAAKAGLKQYDVIVELNGEKVTNSMTLRKILYGNDVKIGDKVKVKYYRDGKEKTTDIKLEAAKITT, from the coding sequence ATGGACGAGAAAGAAAAAGATTTAAATGAAAACAGCGAGAATGAGAGCACGCCAAAAAGAGAGGTCGAGGAAACTTTACATACCCCTGAGAGCTCGCAACCTGTCCAAGAATCTCCTATAGTAGAAGGCGTGACTCCAGAAGGAGAGAAATTTGCCGGAGCAACGGAGGAAGCTGCTGAGGCAAGTTCTACTAATGCATTTTTTGAAGAAGCAAGTAACAAAGAACCAGAGGCAACAAGACCAGCTCCAGGACCAAGACGCACGGGTGTAACTGGTGGCGGAGCAATTCCTCCAAATAGAGTGAATAATGGCGGAAGTGGTAACGGGAACGGAGAACCACCGAAGCGAGGCAAACACTTTATTGGCTACTTTTTAACTGCACTTATTGGTGTTATTATCGGCGGGCTAATCATTTTCTTTGTAGCATGGGATAGTGGTGATAACGCTGATACAACTACTAACACAAATAATAAAGCTAGCAAAGTAGAAAAAGTTTCTGTAAATACAACATCAGATGTAACTAAAGCAGTAAATAAAGTACAAGATGCGGTAGTCAGTGTACTAAATTACCAATCATCTTCTTCACTTGATGGCTCCACTGGTTCTGAACAAGAAGCATCATCAGGATCCGGTGTTATTTACAAAAAAGCTAATGGAAAAGCATATATAGTAACAAATAATCACGTTGTTGCCGATGCAAATAAATTAGAAGTCACTTTTTCAAGTGGTAAAAAATCAGAAGCGAAATTACTTGGAACAGACGAATGGAACGATTTAGCTGTTCTAGAAATTGATGATAAGAATGTCAGCACCGTTGCTACATTTGGCGATTCTGATGCATTAAAACTTGGTGAACCAGCAATTGCAATTGGTAGCCCACTTGGAACTGAATTTTCCGGTTCTGTAACACAAGGTATTATTTCCGGTTTAAACCGTGCAGTCCCAGTTGATACAAATGGCGACGGAACAGAAGACTGGGAAGCTGATGTTATCCAAACAGACGCAGCAATCAACCCAGGTAATAGTGGTGGAGCTTTAATTAATATTGAAGGCCAAGTAATTGGTATTAACTCAATGAAAATTTCAATGGAAAATGTAGAGGGTATTAGCTTTGCAATTCCAAGTAATACCGTAGAACCAATCATTGAACAACTAGAAACTAAGGGTGAAGTTGAACGTCCATCTCTAGGTGTTTCCTTACGTGACGTTGACACAATTCCTGAAACACAACAAAAAAATATCTTGAAATTACCAGATAGTGTAGATTACGGCGCAATGGTACAACAAGTAGTATCAGGTTCTGCTGCAGCTAAAGCAGGATTAAAACAATATGATGTGATTGTTGAACTAAATGGTGAAAAAGTAACGAATTCTATGACATTACGCAAAATTTTATATGGTAATGATGTGAAAATTGGCGATAAAGTCAAAGTGAAATACTATCGTGATGGGAAAGAAAAAACGACAGATATTAAATTAGAAGCAGCAAAAATAACTACATGA
- a CDS encoding glycoside hydrolase family 1 protein, whose amino-acid sequence MEFRKNKAFPTDFLWGASTSSFQVEGAWQEDGKGLSVIDVMKKNPKITDFTVAVDHYHRMKEDVALMAELGLKVYRFSIAWTRIFPSGRGDINQKGVDFYNDLIDELCKYGIEPLVTIYHFDYPQSLVEEYGGWMSRKSVEDYRAYAEFLFQTYGDRVKYWLTINEQDHVVRIPSRLGLTGENKYEQLKLGYQANHHMCVATAETIKTFHKLGLKGKIGPAVSFSMIHPASSNPDDVLASQDAMLVKHNYLLDLHCNGEYRAPLWQYLLDRDFAPKIEDGDMQLMKENPPTMIGVNYYFSETVKAFPVSEEFPLGYQKESLLPEAEAGVFQVIKNNELTATDWGWEIDPLGLRLTLRELHERYHLPLIITENGMGAYDKLEAGDVVNDDYRISYLREHIKQTKLAINDGVTVLGYCSWSFMDIVSGRNGIDKRYGFVYINRENFDLKDMRRIKKKSFYWYQKVITSNGETLS is encoded by the coding sequence ATGGAATTTAGAAAAAACAAGGCTTTTCCTACAGATTTTTTATGGGGAGCATCAACGTCTTCTTTTCAAGTGGAAGGTGCTTGGCAGGAAGATGGAAAAGGATTATCAGTTATTGATGTTATGAAAAAGAATCCAAAAATAACGGATTTTACAGTTGCGGTAGATCATTATCATCGAATGAAGGAAGACGTAGCATTAATGGCCGAATTAGGTCTTAAAGTGTATCGATTTTCTATTGCATGGACACGAATTTTCCCTAGTGGGCGTGGCGATATCAACCAAAAGGGCGTTGATTTTTACAATGATTTAATTGATGAACTTTGTAAATATGGAATTGAACCTCTTGTTACTATTTATCACTTTGATTATCCACAAAGTTTAGTGGAAGAATACGGTGGCTGGATGTCGCGCAAAAGTGTGGAAGATTACCGTGCATATGCAGAATTTTTATTCCAAACATATGGTGATCGTGTTAAATATTGGTTGACGATTAACGAACAAGATCATGTCGTGCGCATTCCAAGTCGTCTAGGTCTTACTGGAGAAAATAAGTATGAGCAGTTAAAACTTGGATATCAAGCGAACCACCATATGTGTGTAGCAACTGCAGAAACAATTAAAACATTCCATAAGCTTGGACTAAAAGGCAAAATTGGGCCAGCAGTTTCCTTCTCAATGATTCATCCAGCTAGTTCTAATCCGGATGATGTATTAGCAAGTCAAGATGCGATGTTAGTGAAGCATAATTATTTACTTGATTTACATTGTAATGGGGAGTACCGCGCTCCTTTGTGGCAATATTTGCTTGACCGAGACTTTGCTCCAAAAATAGAAGACGGGGATATGCAGTTGATGAAAGAAAACCCACCTACAATGATTGGTGTGAACTATTATTTTTCAGAAACAGTTAAAGCATTTCCGGTATCAGAAGAATTTCCACTTGGTTATCAAAAAGAATCACTACTCCCAGAAGCTGAGGCAGGCGTTTTCCAAGTAATAAAAAATAACGAACTTACTGCTACGGATTGGGGCTGGGAAATCGACCCACTGGGCTTACGTTTAACATTAAGGGAATTGCATGAACGTTACCATTTACCATTAATAATTACGGAAAATGGAATGGGCGCATATGATAAACTAGAGGCGGGAGATGTTGTAAATGATGATTACCGAATTTCGTATTTAAGAGAACATATAAAACAAACGAAACTCGCAATTAATGATGGTGTCACTGTACTTGGTTACTGTTCATGGAGCTTTATGGATATAGTTAGTGGTCGAAACGGCATCGATAAACGATATGGATTTGTATATATAAACCGGGAAAACTTTGATTTAAAAGATATGCGAAGAATTAAAAAGAAAAGTTTTTACTGGTATCAAAAAGTCATCACTTCAAATGGAGAAACCCTGTCATAA
- a CDS encoding PRD domain-containing protein, translated as MIIKKVFNNNVVLVIENPTEEKILMGKGIGFQKFPGDPVDLANVEKTFVLNDEATEGKLDAFFEEVPLEVIQMCAHLLKSGKKVLGPHITDNLLIPLADHINFAITRVKEGIQIEYPLKWEIRHMYPEEVAFAESVIKWMKDKENIELPKEEVVPIAMHFVNARIGTAEVNQAFEMTTLVAKILDIINYHYLIQVDEDSLNYARLMTHLRYFILRQMKKESDIVEEAILYDVVKSKYPKAFECALKVKKLLEETMGWIVNHDEVLYLTLHIHRVTTREKTK; from the coding sequence ATGATAATAAAAAAAGTTTTTAATAATAATGTTGTTTTAGTCATTGAAAATCCTACAGAAGAAAAAATTTTGATGGGAAAAGGTATTGGTTTTCAAAAGTTTCCAGGCGACCCGGTTGATTTAGCGAATGTAGAAAAAACATTTGTATTGAATGATGAGGCAACAGAAGGGAAATTGGATGCTTTTTTTGAGGAAGTTCCTTTAGAGGTTATTCAAATGTGTGCTCATTTGTTGAAAAGCGGCAAAAAAGTACTCGGACCACATATTACAGATAATTTACTCATTCCACTTGCCGACCATATTAATTTTGCAATAACACGTGTAAAAGAAGGAATTCAAATCGAGTATCCTTTAAAATGGGAAATTCGTCATATGTATCCAGAAGAAGTTGCCTTTGCAGAATCAGTAATCAAATGGATGAAAGACAAAGAAAATATTGAACTACCTAAAGAAGAAGTGGTTCCAATCGCCATGCATTTTGTTAATGCTAGGATTGGTACAGCAGAAGTTAACCAAGCTTTTGAAATGACAACTTTGGTTGCAAAAATTTTAGATATTATTAATTATCATTATCTTATTCAAGTAGATGAAGATTCATTAAATTATGCACGCTTAATGACACATTTGCGTTATTTCATTTTAAGGCAAATGAAAAAAGAATCAGACATAGTAGAGGAAGCCATTCTTTATGATGTAGTAAAAAGTAAATATCCAAAAGCCTTTGAGTGTGCTTTAAAAGTCAAGAAATTACTCGAAGAAACAATGGGTTGGATTGTTAATCATGATGAGGTGCTATACCTCACACTGCACATCCACAGGGTTACTACTAGAGAAAAAACAAAATAA
- a CDS encoding beta-glucoside-specific PTS transporter subunit IIABC, whose protein sequence is MNNQELAKEILALVGGEENVTEVMHCFTRLRFHLKKIDLADVEKIEALPGVINVQIQSGQFQVVIGNKVSKVYKELIKLGDFKQGDSSEIEQDKKKGNLIGRFFEVISTIFSPIIPAIAGAGMLKGLLGLVTALGLVEQTSSVVTMLQIVSDCVFYFLPFFLAVSAARIFKTNEFIAVAVAGGMMYPIIVEGAKAIANGGPTGLDLFGVPVPFINYSSTVIPIILAVWILSYVYRWVDSWMPDSLGIVFTPTVVLLIIIPVQLIVIGPLGSYLGIWIAEGVTWLFAHGGIIAGGLLGATRPLLVMVGMHYGLMPIAIQNIAVLGHDYLLPVFLMANMGQAAAALAVFLKTKNKDLKAIAGSSTIAGFLGITEPAMYGVNLKLKKPFIAALIGSGVGGAFVTGLGVTGNAFVLPGIMSLPVFMGPKFIYLIIGLIITITITIVLTFLMKFEDGPTVGTTTKKKQNKASSIEHTTILSPVVGTTVALKDVPDKTFAEEIMGKGMAINPTVGEIYAPFTGEIATFFKTGHAIGLRSDEGVELLIHVGIDTVNLNGAHFHPQVKQGDQVKTGDLLLTFDIAEIKKAGYETVTPVIVTNTENYLDVIATDENQTIGREDWLIQVINKMK, encoded by the coding sequence ATGAATAATCAAGAATTAGCAAAAGAGATACTCGCTCTTGTTGGTGGGGAAGAGAACGTCACAGAAGTCATGCATTGTTTCACAAGACTAAGATTTCACTTGAAGAAGATAGATCTGGCGGATGTAGAAAAAATTGAAGCATTACCAGGCGTTATAAATGTTCAAATTCAAAGTGGACAATTTCAAGTAGTTATTGGTAATAAAGTTTCTAAAGTATACAAAGAATTAATAAAGCTTGGAGATTTTAAGCAAGGAGATAGTTCGGAAATTGAGCAAGATAAGAAAAAAGGCAATCTCATAGGTCGTTTTTTTGAAGTGATTTCTACTATATTCTCGCCAATAATTCCTGCGATTGCTGGTGCGGGGATGCTTAAAGGTCTTTTAGGGTTAGTAACTGCACTTGGCTTGGTTGAACAAACTAGTAGTGTAGTAACGATGCTTCAAATTGTATCAGATTGTGTATTTTACTTTTTACCGTTTTTCTTAGCAGTTTCAGCAGCTCGGATTTTCAAAACGAATGAATTTATTGCAGTGGCTGTAGCTGGGGGAATGATGTACCCAATTATTGTAGAAGGAGCAAAAGCTATTGCAAATGGTGGTCCAACTGGCTTAGACTTGTTTGGAGTTCCTGTTCCTTTTATTAATTATAGTTCAACCGTTATTCCGATTATTTTAGCAGTTTGGATTTTAAGTTATGTTTATCGTTGGGTAGATAGCTGGATGCCAGATTCTTTAGGTATTGTATTTACACCGACTGTTGTATTATTAATTATAATTCCAGTTCAATTAATTGTTATTGGACCACTAGGCTCTTACTTAGGTATTTGGATTGCAGAAGGAGTGACATGGTTATTTGCACATGGTGGGATTATAGCTGGTGGACTTCTTGGAGCTACAAGACCGTTACTAGTTATGGTTGGAATGCACTATGGTTTAATGCCAATTGCGATTCAAAATATCGCTGTATTAGGCCATGACTACTTACTACCAGTATTCTTAATGGCAAACATGGGACAAGCAGCAGCGGCATTAGCAGTATTTTTAAAAACAAAAAACAAAGATTTAAAAGCAATCGCGGGATCATCAACAATTGCTGGATTTTTAGGAATTACTGAACCAGCGATGTACGGTGTTAACTTAAAACTGAAAAAACCATTTATCGCAGCTTTAATTGGTTCAGGTGTTGGTGGTGCTTTTGTAACAGGCCTTGGAGTTACAGGTAACGCATTTGTTTTACCAGGAATAATGAGTTTGCCAGTATTCATGGGACCAAAATTTATTTATCTTATTATTGGGCTGATAATTACAATCACTATTACGATTGTTTTAACATTCCTGATGAAATTTGAAGATGGTCCAACTGTGGGCACTACAACGAAGAAAAAGCAAAATAAAGCTTCATCAATAGAACATACAACCATTTTAAGCCCTGTAGTGGGAACAACAGTTGCTCTCAAAGATGTACCAGATAAGACATTTGCAGAAGAAATTATGGGAAAAGGGATGGCTATAAATCCAACTGTGGGAGAAATTTATGCCCCTTTTACTGGTGAAATCGCTACATTCTTTAAAACGGGTCACGCGATTGGCTTGCGATCAGACGAAGGGGTAGAATTGCTTATCCACGTCGGAATTGATACAGTCAATTTAAATGGGGCTCATTTCCACCCTCAAGTGAAACAAGGAGATCAAGTTAAAACTGGGGATCTATTATTGACATTTGATATCGCAGAAATAAAGAAAGCTGGATATGAAACAGTCACCCCGGTTATTGTAACGAATACAGAGAATTATTTGGATGTTATTGCAACCGATGAAAACCAGACAATCGGACGAGAAGATTGGCTGATTCAAGTTATTAATAAAATGAAATGA
- the rlmH gene encoding 23S rRNA (pseudouridine(1915)-N(3))-methyltransferase RlmH: MNIQIITVGKLKEKYLVQGIAEYLKRLTAYAKVTIVEVPDEKAPEVLSDAEMKQVKDKEGVRILAKIPDDTHVIALAIDGKMKSSEEFAADLDKLATYGKSKVAFVIGGSLGLSESVLKRSDEQISFGRLTLPHQLMRLVLVEQVYRAFRIVRGEPYHK; the protein is encoded by the coding sequence ATGAATATCCAAATTATAACGGTGGGCAAACTAAAAGAAAAATATTTAGTTCAAGGAATTGCCGAGTATTTAAAACGACTTACTGCATATGCAAAAGTGACGATTGTTGAAGTTCCGGATGAAAAAGCACCAGAAGTGTTAAGTGATGCGGAAATGAAGCAAGTGAAAGATAAAGAAGGTGTGCGGATTTTAGCAAAGATTCCAGATGACACCCATGTGATTGCACTAGCTATTGATGGGAAAATGAAGTCGAGTGAGGAGTTTGCAGCGGATTTGGATAAGCTGGCGACGTATGGTAAAAGTAAGGTGGCGTTTGTGATTGGTGGATCGCTGGGGCTTAGTGAGTCGGTGTTGAAGCGGAGTGATGAGCAGATTTCGTTTGGTCGGTTAACGTTACCACATCAGTTGATGAGATTGGTGCTGGTGGAGCAGGTTTACCGGGCATTTCGGATTGTTCGGGGAGAGCCTTATCATAAATAG
- a CDS encoding DUF998 domain-containing protein, translating to MKFLKKYGFYFLILAVLSDFLTPYILGIFYPGLNQMTRVMSVFGDVASPVRGAFLVWSVVSGVLFVLSLPAIYQSAIKQSRTLAILLVSAIGLYGIGDCIFTGLFSIDTEQSSWTFSTWVHNIGSGLGYAGFLIFPLFLVILYRKKAEKTLSNLYLVLLIVSLLSAGIYGLARIPAVNYLPVLDKIGFCQRISFFFNYLPMVVFGVDQIRRGYRKP from the coding sequence ATGAAATTTCTAAAAAAATATGGTTTTTACTTTTTAATACTGGCGGTTTTAAGTGACTTTCTAACGCCTTATATACTCGGAATATTTTATCCTGGATTAAACCAAATGACACGGGTTATGAGTGTGTTTGGGGATGTGGCTAGTCCGGTTCGAGGGGCATTTTTGGTTTGGTCGGTGGTGTCGGGCGTACTGTTTGTGCTTTCGTTACCGGCGATTTATCAGAGCGCTATTAAGCAATCGCGAACTTTGGCAATTTTGCTCGTTTCTGCGATTGGTTTGTATGGAATTGGTGATTGTATTTTCACAGGATTGTTTAGTATTGATACGGAGCAGTCGAGTTGGACATTTTCCACTTGGGTTCACAATATTGGCTCGGGGCTTGGTTACGCGGGATTTTTAATTTTTCCATTATTTTTGGTTATCTTATACAGGAAAAAAGCTGAGAAAACACTAAGTAATCTGTATCTTGTATTGTTGATTGTCAGTTTGCTATCTGCGGGCATTTATGGACTTGCGCGGATTCCTGCTGTGAATTACTTACCAGTTTTAGATAAAATTGGCTTTTGTCAGCGGATTAGTTTCTTTTTTAATTACTTGCCCATGGTTGTTTTTGGAGTTGACCAGATTAGAAGAGGATATAGAAAACCCTAG
- a CDS encoding BglG family transcription antiterminator, protein MTISERQRSLLEKLNDSQKTVTAKALSEMLGVSSKTIRNDIIQINQSFNATIIASKAGKGYFLIPNEQLSQINLTKNNENLHFELLRYIIEHEKTNFYDLADQFFISESTLSRIIKELNTVIAEKDESLCIIRKNNELLTEGGEEEKRRIFNLFLNQEIENHQLSLDKYADYFDYCNLKQLSTLIVTYHKKNAFFMNDFSTISFILHIAVLLERINMGSYIQRTALTEQDKTSLEMAGQLSEMLEEELQINIPTQELSYIARLYSGKLVTTSTIDSKVFGSVVARLLEEVDQNFHIDFSADEKIATYLVAHISALYKRANHKQYLTNPLTEELKNKFPFIYNVSVYASAFIQKELAITFPDDEIAYIALHFLSASETINHGKKRKILLVSPYGAGSQRLVHNQLKKIVDFSIDLLVSPSIFDLKQFTLDKEIHLILTTEPLNLTTDIPVYHYDLLLTESDLQKIKHILETKPKTESISRKFFKKELFFPKQNFKSKEDTITFLCNQLTAFDYCDSDYVSKVFEREQLSSTCYGNYYAIPHAIQRSAKKNAVAVCALDKPIDWGGNRVKLVLLLTMKEERDNSFEELFGQLVTILNERSFVKKLAKQEDFQQFIELCEQKTLDS, encoded by the coding sequence ATGACCATTTCAGAAAGGCAACGTTCCTTGTTAGAAAAGCTTAACGACAGCCAAAAGACAGTAACAGCAAAAGCACTTTCAGAAATGTTAGGCGTTTCTTCCAAAACAATTCGAAATGATATTATTCAAATTAACCAGTCATTTAATGCGACCATCATTGCATCAAAAGCTGGAAAAGGCTATTTTTTAATACCAAATGAGCAACTTTCACAAATTAATTTAACTAAAAACAACGAAAATCTGCATTTTGAGTTATTGCGCTATATTATCGAACACGAAAAAACGAATTTCTATGATTTAGCCGATCAATTTTTTATTAGTGAATCAACATTATCTCGCATTATTAAAGAACTTAACACCGTCATCGCTGAAAAAGATGAATCACTATGTATCATTCGGAAAAATAATGAACTATTAACCGAGGGAGGCGAAGAAGAAAAACGCCGGATTTTCAACCTGTTCCTCAACCAAGAAATCGAAAACCATCAATTAAGTCTAGATAAATACGCAGATTACTTCGATTACTGTAATTTAAAACAACTTTCGACACTTATTGTTACATACCATAAAAAGAATGCGTTTTTTATGAATGACTTCTCGACAATTTCGTTCATTCTTCATATAGCTGTTTTGCTTGAACGGATTAATATGGGCAGTTATATTCAAAGAACAGCTTTAACCGAGCAAGATAAAACTAGCCTCGAAATGGCGGGACAGCTATCTGAAATGTTAGAAGAAGAACTACAAATCAATATTCCAACACAAGAACTAAGCTATATCGCCCGGCTATATTCCGGTAAATTAGTGACAACTTCAACCATTGATTCAAAGGTTTTTGGTAGCGTTGTTGCTCGGCTCCTAGAAGAAGTTGACCAAAACTTCCATATTGACTTTTCTGCTGACGAAAAAATAGCGACCTATTTAGTGGCACACATATCAGCCCTTTACAAAAGAGCCAATCATAAACAATATTTAACCAATCCACTCACCGAAGAATTAAAAAATAAGTTTCCATTTATTTACAATGTTAGTGTTTACGCTTCAGCCTTTATCCAAAAAGAGCTCGCAATCACTTTTCCAGATGACGAAATTGCTTATATCGCGCTACACTTTTTATCTGCTTCGGAAACCATCAATCATGGAAAAAAAAGAAAGATTCTCTTAGTTTCCCCGTATGGCGCCGGTAGCCAACGTTTAGTTCATAATCAACTGAAAAAAATAGTCGATTTTTCAATTGATTTACTTGTTTCTCCATCTATTTTTGACTTAAAGCAATTCACTCTAGACAAAGAAATTCATCTAATTCTAACCACCGAGCCATTAAATTTAACAACAGATATTCCAGTCTATCACTATGATTTACTTCTAACAGAAAGCGATTTACAGAAAATTAAGCACATTTTAGAAACTAAGCCAAAAACCGAATCAATTTCCAGAAAGTTTTTCAAAAAAGAACTGTTCTTTCCAAAACAAAACTTCAAATCAAAAGAAGACACCATTACCTTTCTTTGCAATCAATTAACTGCATTCGATTACTGCGACTCCGATTACGTATCAAAAGTGTTTGAACGCGAGCAATTATCGAGCACATGTTATGGCAACTACTACGCAATTCCACATGCCATCCAGCGAAGCGCGAAAAAAAATGCTGTTGCCGTTTGCGCACTTGATAAGCCGATTGACTGGGGTGGCAACCGCGTCAAACTCGTCCTCCTACTCACAATGAAAGAAGAACGCGACAACTCGTTTGAAGAACTATTCGGCCAATTAGTAACGATTCTAAATGAACGCAGCTTCGTAAAAAAACTAGCCAAACAAGAAGATTTCCAGCAATTCATCGAACTCTGCGAACAAAAAACCCTAGATTCCTGA